A section of the Pseudomonas sp. Q1-7 genome encodes:
- a CDS encoding sensor histidine kinase, producing MSHAVVKPLQDPQTAPAEQASRAGLEHAFALFNQMSTQLSESYSLLEARVTELKGQLALVSAQRMQELAEKERLANRLQSLLDLLPGGVIVIDGQGVVREANPVARHLLGQPLVGMLWREVIARNFSPREDDGHEISLKDGRRVSIATRSLNGEPGLLILLNDLTETRRLQGQLARHERLSALGRMVASLAHQIRTPLSAALLYAGHLTQQVLPTDQQQRFAGRLKERLHELEHQVRDMLVFARGELPLPDRLAPSALFSALRASAESHVQDKAVRWQCDLTDGELLCNRDTLVGAMLNLIENASQAAGQGLRLKVHLYRRGGDVRLTISDNGPGIDAATLARLGEPFFTTKTTGTGLGLAVVKAVARAHRGELRLQSRPGRGTCATLVLPLIPAAQSVFQE from the coding sequence ATGAGCCACGCCGTCGTCAAACCCCTGCAGGACCCACAAACCGCCCCTGCCGAACAGGCCAGCCGGGCGGGCCTTGAACACGCTTTCGCGCTGTTCAACCAGATGTCGACCCAGCTGAGCGAGTCCTACAGCTTGCTGGAGGCACGGGTCACCGAGCTGAAGGGGCAGTTGGCCCTGGTCAGCGCCCAGCGCATGCAGGAACTGGCGGAAAAGGAACGCTTGGCCAACCGTCTGCAGAGCCTGCTGGACCTGCTGCCCGGCGGTGTCATCGTGATCGACGGTCAGGGCGTGGTGCGCGAAGCCAACCCGGTGGCGCGCCACCTGCTCGGCCAGCCGCTGGTGGGCATGCTCTGGCGCGAAGTGATCGCCCGCAACTTCTCTCCGCGCGAAGACGATGGCCACGAAATCTCCCTCAAGGACGGCCGTCGCGTCTCCATTGCCACCCGCTCCCTGAACGGTGAGCCCGGCCTGTTGATTCTGCTCAACGACCTGACGGAAACCCGTCGCCTGCAGGGCCAACTGGCCCGCCATGAGCGCCTGTCCGCACTGGGGCGCATGGTCGCTTCCCTGGCCCACCAGATCCGCACGCCGCTGTCCGCGGCCTTGCTCTACGCCGGTCACCTGACCCAGCAAGTGTTGCCGACCGACCAGCAGCAACGTTTCGCCGGCCGCCTCAAGGAACGCTTGCATGAATTGGAGCACCAGGTGCGCGACATGCTGGTGTTCGCCCGTGGCGAGCTGCCGCTGCCGGATCGCCTGGCGCCGTCGGCGCTGTTCTCCGCGTTACGTGCCTCGGCCGAATCCCATGTACAGGACAAGGCTGTGCGTTGGCAGTGCGACCTCACCGACGGCGAGTTGCTGTGCAATCGCGACACCCTGGTGGGCGCGATGCTCAACCTGATCGAGAACGCCAGCCAGGCCGCGGGCCAAGGCCTGCGGCTGAAGGTTCATCTCTATCGGCGTGGCGGCGACGTGCGCCTGACCATCAGCGACAACGGCCCCGGTATCGACGCCGCCACCCTCGCGCGCCTGGGCGAACCCTTTTTCACCACCAAGACCACCGGCACCGGCCTCGGGCTGGCCGTGGTCAAGGCGGTGGCGCGTGCCCACCGGGGCGAGCTGCGGCTGCAGTCGCGGCCCGGTCGCGGCACCTGCGCCACCCTGGTCCTGCCGCTGATTCCCGCGGCGCAATCGGTTTTTCAGGAGTAA
- a CDS encoding sigma-54 dependent transcriptional regulator, with protein MWRETKILLIDDNSDRRRDFAVILNFLGEEHLHCGSSDWRDVTGPLTSSRDVLCVMLGEVGAKGGALELVKQLLAWDEFLPVLQIGDPVQTDWPEDLRRRLLASLEMPPSYNKLLDSLHRAQVYREMYDHARERGRQREPNLFRSLVGTSRAIQQVRQMMQQVADTDASVLILGESGTGKEVVARNLHYHSKRREAPFVPVNCGAIPAELLESELFGHEKGAFTGAITSRAGRFELANGGTLFLDEIGDMPLPMQVKLLRVLQERTFERVGSNKTQNVDVRIIAATHKNLEQMIEAGSFREDLYYRLNVFPIDMAPLRERVEDIPLLINELISRMEHEKRGSIRFNSAAIMSLCNHDWPGNVRELANLVERMAIMHPYGVIGVSELPKKFRHVDDEDEQLKASLREEIEERSAIGAGLPGVSSPALLPPEGLDLKDYLGNLEQGLIQQALDDASGVVARAAERLRIRRTTLVEKMRKYGMSRRDEELAEE; from the coding sequence ATGTGGCGTGAAACCAAGATTCTGCTGATCGACGACAATAGCGATCGCCGCCGCGATTTCGCGGTGATCCTGAATTTCCTTGGGGAAGAGCACCTGCACTGCGGCAGCTCGGACTGGCGCGATGTGACAGGCCCTCTGACTTCCAGCCGCGACGTCCTCTGCGTCATGTTGGGCGAAGTGGGGGCCAAGGGCGGTGCGCTTGAACTGGTCAAGCAACTGCTGGCCTGGGACGAATTCCTGCCCGTGCTGCAAATCGGCGACCCGGTCCAGACGGACTGGCCCGAGGACCTGCGCCGTCGCCTGCTGGCCAGCCTGGAGATGCCGCCGAGCTACAACAAGCTGCTCGATTCCCTGCATCGCGCCCAGGTCTATCGCGAGATGTACGACCACGCCCGCGAACGCGGACGCCAGCGCGAACCCAATCTATTCCGTAGCCTGGTGGGCACCAGCCGCGCCATCCAGCAGGTGCGCCAGATGATGCAGCAGGTGGCCGACACCGACGCCAGCGTGCTGATCCTCGGCGAGTCCGGCACCGGCAAGGAAGTGGTCGCGCGCAACCTTCACTACCATTCCAAGCGCCGCGAAGCGCCGTTCGTGCCGGTCAACTGTGGCGCCATTCCGGCGGAGCTGCTGGAAAGCGAGCTGTTCGGCCATGAGAAGGGGGCGTTCACCGGCGCCATCACCAGCCGGGCGGGACGCTTCGAGCTGGCCAACGGCGGCACCCTGTTCCTCGACGAGATCGGCGACATGCCGCTGCCCATGCAGGTCAAGTTGCTGCGCGTGCTGCAGGAACGCACCTTCGAGCGGGTCGGCAGCAACAAGACGCAGAACGTCGACGTACGCATCATCGCCGCTACCCACAAGAACCTCGAACAGATGATCGAGGCTGGCAGCTTCCGCGAAGACCTTTATTACCGCCTCAATGTCTTCCCCATCGATATGGCGCCGCTACGCGAGCGGGTCGAGGACATTCCACTGCTGATCAACGAACTGATCTCGCGGATGGAGCACGAGAAGCGTGGCTCGATCCGCTTCAACTCCGCCGCCATCATGTCGCTGTGCAACCACGACTGGCCGGGCAACGTCCGCGAGTTGGCCAACCTTGTCGAGCGCATGGCGATCATGCACCCCTACGGCGTCATCGGCGTCAGCGAGCTGCCGAAGAAATTCCGCCATGTGGATGACGAGGACGAACAGCTCAAGGCCAGCCTGCGCGAGGAAATCGAAGAGCGGTCGGCCATCGGGGCGGGTCTGCCTGGCGTCAGCTCGCCGGCGCTGTTGCCGCCGGAAGGCCTGGACCTCAAGGACTACCTTGGCAATCTGGAGCAGGGGTTGATCCAGCAGGCGCTGGACGACGCCTCCGGCGTCGTGGCCCGCGCCGCCGAGCGCCTGCGCATCCGCCGCACGACCCTGGTGGAGAAAATGCGCAAGTACGGCATGAGCCGTCGCGACGAGGAATTGGCGGAAGAATAG
- a CDS encoding flagellar protein FliT, with translation MSKSVQLLEAAGAMLRDALSRRDWEAIGVLDRQCREAIDEAMDELPADEALLRARMEDLLALYRELVECCRNEQQRIAGELLQLNQAKQSAKVYQLFG, from the coding sequence ATGAGTAAATCTGTCCAGCTTCTAGAGGCTGCGGGTGCGATGTTGCGCGATGCCCTGAGTCGACGAGATTGGGAAGCCATTGGTGTGCTTGATCGGCAATGTCGCGAGGCGATTGACGAAGCCATGGATGAACTACCAGCGGATGAAGCATTGTTGCGCGCCCGCATGGAGGACCTCCTAGCGTTGTACCGCGAGTTGGTGGAGTGCTGCCGCAATGAACAGCAGCGAATTGCCGGTGAATTACTGCAACTCAACCAGGCCAAACAGAGCGCCAAGGTCTACCAATTGTTCGGCTGA
- the fliS gene encoding flagellar export chaperone FliS has protein sequence MNAASALRQYQNVNTNVMVADASPHRLIQMLMEGSLSRLAQARGALERGQLASKGELIGKAISIVGGLRGALDMERGGEVASNLDRLYEYMGTRLVEANARDDSAILDEVSQLMRTIKSGWDAIAP, from the coding sequence ATGAATGCCGCCTCCGCTCTTCGCCAGTATCAGAACGTCAACACCAATGTGATGGTGGCTGACGCCAGCCCGCACCGCCTGATCCAGATGCTGATGGAGGGAAGTCTCTCTCGCCTGGCCCAGGCACGTGGTGCGCTCGAGCGGGGCCAGTTGGCCAGCAAGGGTGAACTCATCGGCAAGGCCATCTCCATCGTGGGCGGCTTGCGTGGCGCGCTGGACATGGAGCGCGGTGGCGAGGTGGCGAGCAATCTCGATCGCCTGTACGAATACATGGGCACTCGACTGGTCGAAGCCAATGCCAGGGATGACTCTGCGATTCTTGATGAAGTCTCTCAGCTGATGCGTACAATCAAGTCCGGCTGGGATGCGATTGCGCCCTGA
- the fliD gene encoding flagellar filament capping protein FliD, producing the protein MATITGTGLGSGLDINSIVKSLVDAQSAPKTAQLDRLKSQTDAKISGVGQLQSVLETFQKAMKDLGAGEAFNALAATSSKIEQITVSAANNAVAGSYQVKINQLAAASKVATGFTPSDGTFNAGSLAISLGGGDDFTVDIAEGASLVEVRDAINAKLKDKGVTANVVSDPANPQAGSRLILSSTVTGAGKDISISGSNASLAQLNVDGTLQQQGSGAGYITKAQNAEFEIDGLALSSATNKVDGAVSGLTFELLAEGVGKTTTLTVGPNKTGLKDSIQKFVDAYNQVVKVTSSLTKVTKGADGTTTSSGALVGDSTVRQMMNILRKELTTSADTGNDAIRILADLGVKTQNDGTLSIEQGKLDKVIQNSPETIGTFFKGTDGLFKRLSDQIKTYTQTGGILKERSESLQGTLTSISKQRDTHTRAMAALEERLYAQYNAMDNLVGQLTSTGNSLLSSLDALAARSKS; encoded by the coding sequence ATGGCAACGATTACTGGCACCGGTCTTGGCTCCGGACTTGATATCAACTCAATCGTGAAGTCGCTGGTTGATGCTCAGAGCGCGCCGAAAACCGCCCAGCTTGATCGTCTCAAGAGCCAGACCGACGCCAAGATTTCCGGGGTAGGGCAACTGCAGAGTGTTCTCGAAACATTTCAGAAGGCCATGAAGGACTTAGGCGCCGGTGAGGCTTTCAATGCTCTGGCGGCCACATCGTCGAAGATCGAGCAGATCACCGTCAGCGCGGCGAACAACGCTGTCGCCGGTAGTTATCAGGTTAAGATCAATCAACTTGCCGCCGCCTCCAAGGTCGCCACTGGTTTCACCCCCTCAGACGGTACCTTCAATGCAGGATCGCTGGCTATCAGCCTCGGCGGCGGTGACGACTTTACCGTTGACATCGCCGAAGGCGCTTCCCTTGTCGAGGTCCGCGACGCGATTAACGCCAAGCTCAAGGACAAGGGCGTGACCGCCAACGTCGTGAGTGACCCTGCCAATCCGCAGGCGGGCTCCCGGTTAATCCTTAGCTCCACCGTTACCGGTGCTGGCAAGGATATTTCCATATCCGGCTCCAACGCATCCCTTGCTCAGCTGAATGTCGATGGCACCCTGCAGCAGCAGGGCAGCGGGGCGGGATACATCACCAAGGCTCAGAATGCCGAGTTCGAGATCGATGGCTTGGCGCTTTCGAGTGCCACCAACAAGGTTGATGGTGCGGTCAGCGGGCTGACCTTCGAGCTTCTGGCCGAAGGGGTGGGCAAGACCACGACGCTAACAGTCGGGCCGAACAAGACTGGTCTCAAGGATTCGATCCAGAAATTCGTCGATGCATACAACCAGGTCGTTAAGGTAACTAGTTCCCTGACCAAGGTAACCAAGGGCGCCGATGGTACGACGACCAGTAGCGGTGCTCTGGTAGGTGACTCCACCGTGCGGCAGATGATGAATATCCTGCGCAAGGAGCTGACTACGTCCGCCGACACTGGCAATGACGCGATCAGGATTCTTGCGGACCTAGGTGTCAAGACGCAGAACGACGGAACCCTTTCCATCGAGCAGGGCAAGTTGGACAAGGTGATTCAGAACAGTCCTGAGACCATCGGCACCTTCTTCAAAGGCACCGACGGTCTGTTCAAGCGGCTGAGTGATCAGATCAAGACCTATACCCAGACAGGCGGCATTCTCAAGGAACGCTCCGAATCTCTCCAGGGAACACTGACCAGCATCAGCAAGCAGCGTGACACTCACACGCGTGCAATGGCGGCGCTCGAAGAGCGTCTTTATGCGCAATACAACGCCATGGACAATCTGGTCGGACAACTAACCAGTACGGGAAACTCGTTGCTGTCCAGCCTCGATGCATTGGCGGCGCGCTCGAAGTCCTGA
- a CDS encoding flagellar protein FlaG translates to MDINAQGVRHAGVIDIGPAAVQKSQRSSMTDVRFNDRELPSDTSERGEASEGSAEAIGNAVTSLQEFAQSIQRDLSFRVDDSSGRIVVEVRDQSSGEVIRQIPSEEALQLLKHLEEARSLMLDTTA, encoded by the coding sequence ATGGATATCAATGCTCAAGGCGTCAGGCACGCTGGCGTGATTGATATTGGGCCGGCCGCAGTGCAGAAGTCGCAGCGTTCCAGTATGACGGATGTGCGTTTCAACGACCGGGAGCTTCCTTCCGATACGAGTGAGCGGGGAGAGGCGTCTGAAGGCAGCGCTGAGGCCATCGGTAATGCCGTTACCTCTCTCCAGGAGTTTGCCCAGTCCATTCAGCGGGATCTGTCCTTTCGAGTGGATGATTCCAGCGGGCGGATTGTGGTCGAGGTGCGGGACCAGTCTTCCGGCGAAGTCATACGCCAGATCCCGTCCGAGGAGGCGTTGCAGTTGCTGAAGCATCTCGAGGAAGCGCGGAGCTTGATGCTCGATACGACGGCCTGA
- a CDS encoding flagellin domain-containing protein, whose translation MALTVNTNVASLNTQRNLNRASDSLSVSMQRLSTGSRINSAKDDAAGLQISNRLTSQINGLNVAVRNANDGISIAQVAEGALQQSTDILQRMRELALQSANGSNSSVDRTSLNQEVVALQSELDRIADTTSFGSGSNKLYLLNASDFSGNVAFQVGADANETISITMGSASFDASGLAVASGDVDITTASGAQAAVSAIDAALAAIDSKRADLGAVQNRFQNTIANLQNIAENVSASRSRIKDTDFAAETANLTKNQVLQQASTAILAQANQLPSAVLSLLQ comes from the coding sequence ATGGCATTGACCGTAAACACTAACGTTGCTTCTCTCAATACTCAGCGCAACCTGAACCGTGCGTCCGACTCGCTGAGTGTATCGATGCAGCGCCTTTCCACCGGTTCGCGTATCAACAGCGCCAAAGATGACGCCGCCGGTCTGCAGATATCCAACCGTCTGACCAGCCAGATTAACGGTCTGAACGTTGCCGTGCGCAACGCCAATGATGGTATCTCCATCGCCCAAGTGGCCGAAGGTGCCCTGCAGCAGTCCACCGACATCCTGCAGCGCATGCGTGAACTGGCCCTGCAATCTGCCAACGGCAGCAACAGCAGCGTTGATCGTACTTCCCTCAATCAGGAAGTCGTGGCTCTTCAGAGCGAATTGGACCGAATCGCCGACACCACCAGTTTCGGTAGCGGCAGCAACAAGCTGTACTTGCTGAATGCCAGTGATTTCAGTGGCAACGTGGCTTTCCAGGTGGGGGCCGATGCCAACGAAACCATCAGCATCACCATGGGCTCCGCCTCGTTCGACGCGTCTGGTCTTGCTGTGGCCTCCGGTGATGTGGATATCACCACTGCTTCCGGTGCCCAGGCGGCGGTTTCGGCGATCGATGCCGCTCTGGCTGCCATCGACAGCAAGCGTGCCGACCTCGGTGCTGTGCAGAACCGTTTCCAGAACACCATTGCCAACCTACAGAACATTGCAGAGAACGTCTCGGCTTCGCGCAGCCGCATCAAGGACACCGACTTCGCCGCCGAGACCGCCAACCTGACCAAGAATCAGGTGCTGCAACAGGCCAGTACCGCCATTCTTGCCCAGGCTAACCAGCTGCCGTCGGCTGTTCTCAGCCTGCTGCAATAA